In Crinalium epipsammum PCC 9333, the following are encoded in one genomic region:
- a CDS encoding DUF4870 domain-containing protein, translated as MYDPDKRKLLSALSHGSIFFSLLGVSIAIPIVMLFVSDDPVVKENAKEALNFHLNVWLYGIIFGVLTLVLIGFLLLGILQLVNIVLPVMAILHSLSTTEQPYRYPFIFRLL; from the coding sequence ATGTACGACCCAGATAAACGCAAGTTATTATCAGCACTCTCTCACGGCTCGATCTTTTTTAGTCTTCTCGGTGTATCAATTGCTATACCGATTGTAATGTTGTTTGTCTCTGATGATCCAGTTGTCAAAGAAAATGCCAAAGAAGCACTTAACTTTCACTTGAATGTTTGGCTTTATGGAATTATCTTTGGGGTGTTGACATTAGTATTAATTGGTTTCTTGTTGCTAGGTATCTTACAACTTGTCAACATTGTTTTGCCAGTTATGGCAATTCTTCACTCTTTAAGTACTACAGAACAGCCTTATCGCTACCCCTTCATTTTTCGCCTATTGTAA
- a CDS encoding aromatic ring-hydroxylating oxygenase subunit alpha, protein MTDNKNFFLRNIWYYALPGEQLKPGAMVAKKFLGEPVLLARTREGKVFALRDICPHRAVPLSCGRFDGNEVECCYHGWRFDSNGRCTDIPALVEDQELDFSRFRVKQYPVRELQGNLWIYMADKDKVDSPTPEMEIPQVPYFGDRTYNLLQMLNFPCFVDHAVVGLMDPAHSPYVHRAWWWQLNRPLVEEIKTFDPSPYGFTMRRHKIPAVPRAYRIFGGGEPETEIAFYLPGVRIEHLIVGKHHVCNLTAVTPISETETEVHTMLYWHTPWLNLLKPFIQPLARNFLDQDRQVVIKQQIGLQYNPSLMLIKDADTQARWYYQVKTEFARATTEGRPFVNPVKEQVLRWRS, encoded by the coding sequence GTGACGGACAACAAAAATTTCTTTTTACGCAATATTTGGTATTATGCGCTACCAGGTGAGCAACTTAAACCTGGGGCGATGGTTGCTAAAAAATTTCTTGGCGAACCAGTATTACTAGCCCGCACTCGTGAAGGCAAAGTATTTGCGTTACGCGATATCTGCCCTCATCGGGCTGTGCCGTTAAGTTGCGGTAGATTCGATGGTAATGAGGTTGAGTGCTGTTATCATGGCTGGCGCTTTGATAGCAATGGACGCTGTACAGATATTCCGGCTTTAGTGGAAGACCAAGAACTCGATTTTAGTCGTTTTCGCGTTAAGCAATATCCGGTGCGGGAGTTGCAGGGCAATCTTTGGATTTATATGGCGGATAAGGACAAGGTTGATTCGCCTACGCCAGAAATGGAGATTCCACAAGTTCCTTATTTTGGCGATCGCACTTATAATTTACTGCAAATGCTCAACTTTCCCTGCTTTGTTGATCATGCGGTTGTTGGTTTAATGGACCCTGCACACTCACCTTATGTGCATCGCGCTTGGTGGTGGCAGTTAAACCGACCTTTGGTTGAAGAAATTAAAACTTTCGATCCGTCACCTTATGGTTTTACCATGCGACGGCACAAGATTCCCGCCGTACCTCGTGCTTATCGCATTTTCGGTGGTGGTGAACCAGAAACAGAAATTGCTTTTTATCTTCCAGGTGTTCGCATTGAGCATTTAATTGTTGGTAAGCACCATGTATGTAATCTGACGGCGGTAACTCCTATCTCAGAAACGGAGACAGAAGTACATACAATGTTGTATTGGCATACGCCTTGGTTAAATTTACTGAAACCTTTTATACAACCACTAGCAAGAAACTTTTTAGATCAAGATCGTCAGGTGGTGATTAAGCAGCAGATTGGTTTGCAATATAACCCCAGTTTGATGCTGATTAAAGATGCTGATACCCAAGCGCGTTGGTACTACCAGGTAAAAACAGAATTCGCCCGCGCAACAACTGAAGGAAGACCTTTTGTTAACCCTGTCAAGGAACAAGTGTTGCGCTGGCGAAGTTAA
- a CDS encoding alpha-ketoacid dehydrogenase subunit beta encodes MAETLLFNALREAIDEEMARDSDVFVLGEDVGQYGGSYKVTRDLYNKYGEFRVLDTPIAENSFTGMAVGAAMTGLRPIVEGMNMGFLLLAFNQISNNAGMLRYTSGGNFKIPIVIRGPGGVGRQLGAEHSQRLEAYFQAVPGIKIVACSTPYNAKGLLKSAIRDDNPVLFFEHVLLYNLKENLPDEEYYLPLDKAEIVRPGKDVTILTYSRMRHHVMQAVPGLIKEGFDPEVIDLISLKPLDLETIGASIKKTHRVIIVEECMKTGGIAAELIASINDRFFDELDAPVLRLSSQDIPTPYNGTLERLTIVQPAQIVEAVQKMMALQV; translated from the coding sequence ATGGCAGAAACACTCTTGTTTAATGCTCTCCGCGAAGCTATTGATGAAGAGATGGCTCGTGATTCCGATGTATTTGTGCTTGGTGAAGATGTAGGTCAGTATGGCGGCTCTTACAAGGTCACTAGAGATCTATACAACAAATACGGTGAATTCCGAGTTCTCGACACTCCAATTGCTGAAAACAGCTTTACAGGTATGGCAGTTGGCGCTGCCATGACGGGTCTGCGTCCGATTGTTGAAGGCATGAATATGGGCTTCTTGCTACTTGCTTTCAACCAAATCTCTAATAATGCTGGGATGCTGCGCTATACCTCTGGCGGTAACTTCAAGATTCCCATCGTAATTCGTGGTCCTGGTGGTGTTGGTCGTCAACTAGGTGCAGAACACTCCCAACGCTTAGAAGCTTACTTCCAAGCAGTTCCTGGGATTAAAATTGTTGCTTGCTCAACACCTTATAACGCTAAAGGTCTGCTGAAATCTGCTATCCGTGATGATAATCCAGTACTGTTTTTTGAACACGTGCTGCTATATAACCTGAAAGAAAATCTCCCAGACGAAGAATATTATTTACCTTTGGACAAAGCTGAAATTGTGCGTCCTGGTAAAGATGTCACAATTTTGACCTACTCACGGATGCGTCATCATGTGATGCAAGCAGTACCAGGTTTAATTAAAGAAGGTTTCGATCCCGAAGTAATTGACCTAATTTCTCTGAAACCTCTAGATTTAGAGACAATCGGCGCTTCTATTAAGAAAACCCATCGGGTGATTATTGTGGAAGAGTGTATGAAAACTGGCGGTATTGCAGCAGAATTAATTGCTTCAATTAACGATCGCTTTTTTGATGAACTCGATGCACCTGTGTTGAGACTATCTTCACAAGATATTCCGACACCCTACAACGGGACTTTGGAACGCTTAACAATTGTACAACCAGCACAAATTGTGGAAGCAGTGCAAAAAATGATGGCATTACAAGTTTAG
- the secD gene encoding protein translocase subunit SecD: protein MQKQRSVLTLILVLVIAAITVLVRVPIRLGLDLQGGSQLTIQVKTTQEVKEIKPEDLEAVLRVVENRINGLGVSEPLVQTVGNDQIVVQLPGVSDPEQAERVLGGTAQLDFREQKPGTETQLPIELQVRQQLLAKQEELRKSGDKEAIAKNQESLNKSNEAIGKLFTKTGLAGKNLKDARPEPLPNGQNWNVAIRFDAEGGELFAKLTKNLAGTGRSIGIFLDEAPVSTPVVGVEFAQSGITGGAAVITGNFTTQTANDLAVQLRGGALPVPVEIIENRTVGATLGRDSIQRSIYAGGGGLLFVLVFMGVYYRLPGLIADVALIIYSVLTLAAFALLGVTLTLPGIAGFILSIGMAVDANVLIFERTREELRAGKTLYRSVESGFFRAFSSILDGNVTTVIACGALFWLGSGLVKGFALTLGLGVLVSMFTALTCSRTFMLLLVLGFPELRQKPQLFAPGVTASAK, encoded by the coding sequence ATGCAAAAACAGCGTTCAGTATTAACCCTGATTCTAGTCCTAGTGATTGCAGCAATCACAGTTCTGGTGCGTGTGCCTATCCGCTTAGGGTTAGACCTTCAGGGTGGTTCACAGCTAACTATTCAGGTAAAAACTACACAAGAAGTTAAAGAAATTAAACCGGAGGACTTAGAAGCAGTTCTAAGGGTAGTAGAAAATCGGATTAATGGTTTGGGTGTTTCTGAACCACTGGTACAAACTGTAGGTAATGACCAAATTGTGGTGCAATTACCAGGTGTGAGTGATCCAGAACAAGCAGAACGGGTACTGGGAGGCACAGCACAGCTAGATTTCCGTGAACAGAAGCCAGGAACAGAGACACAGTTGCCTATTGAATTACAGGTGAGGCAGCAGCTTTTAGCCAAGCAGGAAGAGTTAAGAAAGAGTGGTGATAAAGAAGCGATCGCCAAAAATCAAGAATCTCTCAACAAGAGTAATGAAGCGATCGGTAAACTCTTTACAAAAACTGGTTTAGCTGGAAAAAACCTCAAAGATGCTCGTCCTGAACCTTTACCAAACGGTCAAAACTGGAATGTAGCTATCCGCTTTGACGCTGAAGGTGGCGAACTATTTGCCAAGCTGACCAAAAATTTAGCTGGTACTGGGCGCAGTATTGGTATTTTCTTAGATGAAGCTCCCGTTAGTACTCCTGTTGTTGGTGTTGAGTTCGCTCAATCTGGCATTACTGGTGGTGCTGCGGTAATTACAGGTAACTTTACAACCCAAACTGCTAATGACTTAGCAGTGCAACTGCGAGGCGGCGCTTTACCTGTACCAGTAGAAATTATTGAAAACCGCACTGTAGGAGCCACATTAGGGCGAGATAGTATTCAAAGAAGCATCTATGCAGGTGGGGGCGGTCTACTGTTCGTGCTGGTGTTCATGGGTGTATACTATCGGCTACCTGGTTTGATAGCTGATGTAGCACTAATAATTTATTCAGTCTTAACATTAGCTGCGTTTGCGCTACTAGGTGTAACCTTAACCTTGCCTGGAATTGCTGGTTTCATTCTCAGTATTGGTATGGCTGTAGATGCCAACGTGCTGATATTTGAGCGCACACGCGAGGAACTAAGAGCGGGAAAAACTTTATATCGCTCTGTTGAATCTGGTTTTTTCCGAGCTTTTTCTAGCATTTTGGATGGTAACGTTACTACAGTTATTGCTTGTGGGGCGCTATTTTGGCTAGGGTCGGGTTTAGTAAAAGGCTTTGCACTAACACTCGGACTAGGAGTGTTAGTAAGTATGTTTACCGCACTTACTTGCAGTCGTACTTTTATGTTATTGCTAGTACTCGGTTTTCCCGAATTGCGCCAAAAACCCCAACTATTTGCTCCTGGTGTAACGGCTTCAGCAAAATAG
- the secF gene encoding protein translocase subunit SecF, with the protein MKLNVIKQRNLWWAISVAIILSGLISMLISWQQLGAPLRPSLDFVGGTRLQYELDCSKPGNCDKPINVASVRDVLSDQDLANSTIQVVGQDQKAISIRTKNLNVEERTNLEKALTEKIGVFDPQKTQNDTVGPTLGKQLFTSGLLAIIISFLGILIYLTFRFQLDYAFFAFVALFHDVFITLGIFSILGLVQGVEVDSLFVVAILTIIGFSVNDTVVIYDRVREVISLHPEQHINQVVDDAVNQTLTRSINTTLTVLLTLASIFFFGGETLKYFALALIIGFGAGAYSSIFIASTLLAWWRERSGNARQSITKSPVSDEV; encoded by the coding sequence ATGAAACTTAATGTAATCAAACAGCGTAATTTGTGGTGGGCAATTTCTGTCGCCATAATTCTTAGTGGTTTAATTTCAATGCTCATTTCCTGGCAACAGCTAGGAGCGCCTTTGCGTCCGAGTTTGGATTTTGTTGGTGGTACACGCTTACAGTACGAATTAGATTGCTCCAAGCCTGGTAACTGTGACAAACCTATTAATGTCGCCTCAGTACGGGATGTATTATCAGACCAAGATTTAGCTAACAGCACTATCCAAGTTGTTGGTCAAGATCAAAAAGCTATATCAATTCGTACAAAAAATTTAAATGTTGAGGAACGCACGAATTTAGAAAAAGCTTTAACAGAAAAAATTGGAGTATTTGATCCTCAAAAAACACAGAATGATACTGTTGGTCCAACCTTGGGTAAACAGCTATTTACTTCTGGGCTATTGGCGATCATCATCTCATTCCTTGGTATCCTCATCTATCTCACTTTTCGCTTCCAATTAGACTACGCTTTTTTCGCGTTTGTGGCTTTATTCCACGATGTCTTCATTACTTTGGGAATTTTCTCAATTTTGGGCTTAGTACAAGGCGTAGAAGTAGATAGCTTATTTGTTGTTGCCATCTTAACAATTATCGGCTTCTCAGTTAACGATACAGTGGTTATTTATGACCGAGTGCGCGAAGTGATTAGCCTACATCCAGAGCAGCATATTAACCAAGTTGTGGATGATGCAGTTAATCAAACCTTGACGCGATCGATCAATACAACATTAACTGTATTGCTAACGCTGGCATCGATCTTCTTTTTTGGTGGTGAAACCCTAAAATATTTTGCTTTAGCTTTAATTATTGGATTTGGTGCGGGTGCTTATTCAAGTATTTTCATTGCTAGTACGTTATTAGCATGGTGGAGAGAACGTAGTGGCAATGCTCGCCAATCCATTACAAAATCTCCAGTTTCTGATGAGGTATAA